The following are encoded together in the Brassica napus cultivar Da-Ae chromosome A9, Da-Ae, whole genome shotgun sequence genome:
- the LOC106420044 gene encoding rho GTPase-activating protein 5 yields the protein MEIGGPTNIQHVAHVTFDRFNGFLGLPSEFEPDVPKKAPSASATVFGVSTESMQLSYDSRGNCVPVILLLLQSRLYDQGGLQVEGIFRITGENSEEEYVREQLNKGLIPDGIDVHCLAGLIKAWFRELPRGVLDPLPAGQVMQCESDDDFVKVVRLLPQTEASLLNWAINLMADVVQFEHVNKMNSRNLALVFAPNMSKMADPLTALMYAVQVMKLLKSLTEKILGERGATSSHVDKRCSNEAEEGEKEEKDGVYIIEKEAPEIIRVVVDG from the exons ATGGAGATTGGTGGTCCAACCAATATCCAACACGTGGCTCACGTGACCTTTGATCGCTTCAACGGTTTCCTTGGCCTGCCTTCTGAGTTCGAGCCTGATGTCCCCAAAAAAGCTCCCAGTGCAAG TGCAAcagtgtttggggtttcgacAGAGTCAATGCAGTTATCATATGATTCGAGGGGGAACTGTGTTCCTGTGATACTCTTGCTATTACAGAGTAGGCTATATGATCAAGGAGGCTTGCAG GTGGAAGGAATATTCAGAATAACAGGAGAGAACAGTGAGGAAGAGTACGTAAGGGAGCAGCTAAACAAAGGGTTGATACCTGATGGGATCGATGTTCATTGTCTAGCTGGACTTATCAAG GCTTGGTTCAGAGAGCTACCGAGAGGGGTACTGGATCCTCTACCAGCGGGGCAAGTGATGCAGTGCGAGTCAGACGATGATTTTGTCAAGGTTGTGAGGCTCTTGCCTCAGACAGAAGCTTCTCTTCTCAATTGGGCAATCAATCTCATGGCTGATGTAGTTCAGTTTGAGCATGTTAACAAGATGAACTCTCGTAACCTTGCTTTAGTCTTTGCCCCTAACATGTCTAAG atggCAGACCCGTTGACTGCATTGATGTATGCGGTTCAAGTGATGAAGTTGCTGAAGAGCCTCACAGAGAAAATCCTGGGAGAAAGGGGAGCCACGTCTTCTCATGTTGATAAGAGATGTAGCAATGAAGCCGAAGAAGGTGAGAAGGAAGAAAAAGATGGTGTGTACATAATTGAGAAAGAAGCGCCAGAGATAATAAGAGTCGTTGTTGATGGTTGA